The window AGAGCCGATTCCAGCCGCTGCCACGAGCGGATCGAAGCCTCCGCTCCAGAGTGTCTGGCCGAGCTGGGTGCCGACCAAGGCCGCAAGAGCGATGGTGCTCGCTCGCTGCCGTCGTCCGCTCATCCGGGCCACGACCCATGCCCCACCAGCGCCGGCGGCCGTCGTGGCCGCCCGAACGGCGATGGCCCTGTCGAGGGATGCGGCGAGCGATGCCTCCGGTCCCTCGCGCACCAGGTCCTGTCGCGACACGCTTTTCGGTGGACGCACGGCGATGGCGAGCGCAGGAGCGACGTCGGTGAGCAGGTTCACCAGGAGCAGCTGGCGCGCAGAGAGCGGGGACTGGCCGGTGACGAGCCCGCCGCCGATCACGAAGGTCATCTCCCCGAGGTTGCCTCCGAGCAGAATCGACAGCGCCTCTCGCACCGACGCCCACATCCCGCGGCCTTCGATGATGGCTTCGACGATCGTCTCGACCTTGTTGTTGGTCACCACCACATCGGCGGCTTGGCGCGCCGCCGGGGTGGCCCGCTTGCCGACGGCCACCCCGGCGTCAGCCAGGCGGATGGCGGGAGCGTCGTTGGCCCCGTCCCCGGTCATCGCCACGGCTCGTCCGCCCTGTTGGAAGGCCCGCACGATCCGGACCTTGTCCAGAGGGGTCACCCGGGCGAAGACCGATACGTCGCTCGCCGCCTCAGCCAGGGCGGCGTCGTTCAGCTCCTGTAACTCGGACCCGGACAGGATGCGACGCCCGTCGAGGACCCCGAGCTCGGCGGCGATGCCCTCCGCGGTGCTCGGGTGGTCGCCGGTGACCATGACCACCTCGACCCCCGCATCGCGCAAACCCGCAACGGCCGCGGCCGCCGTCTTGCGCACCGGATCGGCGAGGAGGATGAAGCCCACCAAGTCGAGGTCCTTGATGTCGTCCTCGTCCAGTTGCCGGCGGTCCGGCCGCTCCGCCTCGGCCACGGCCAGGACCCTGAGCCCGCGCCGCGCCAAGCGGGAGACCTCTTCGTCGAGATGCCGGCGGGCGCTGGCATCGAGCCTGCTCCTCTCACCGGAGACCGTCCACCGGGCACATCGGGGCAGGACGATCTCGGGGGCACCCTTGACGCTCAGGAAGGTCCGTCCCTCCGACACCCCGAGGACGGCGTGATAGCCCCGCGCCGGCTCGAAAGGCAGCTCGTCAGCCCGCTGCCAGCCGGGATGGCATTCGTCTGTGCTGATGCCGACCTGGCTGGCTCCGTCGACGACGGCGGCGTCGGTGGGATGGGGAAGGACGTCGTCCGAGCGAGACGGCGGGCTCGCCCGCAGGGCGACAGCCAGGACGTCCCGATATGGCCGAGACATGCTCTCCTCGCCGACCACGTGCTCGCTGCGACCGTCGGAGATCGCCACGAGGCGGATCTTGCCCTTGGTGAGCGTGCCCGTCTTGTCGACGCACAACACGTTCACCCGCCCGAGGGCCTCGATCGCTCTCGGGTTGCGAACCAGGGCGCCGCGCTGGGACAGTCGGCGGGCGGCAGCCAACTGGGCCATCGTGGTCAACAACGGGAGGCCCTCGGGAACGGCGGCCACCGCCAGGCTCACTCCCGTTCCCACCGCGTTCCTCATCCCTCGGCCCCGCAGCAGTCCAGTGGCGACCACGGCCCCCCCACCAAGGCCAGATGCGGGCAGCGCCCACCTGGTGAGCTGGTGCAACCGGGCCTCCACGCCCGTGGCGGGCCGAGACGACCCGGCCGCCCGCTCCGTCCGTCCGATCTCGGTGTTCTCGCCGATGGCCACCACCACGGCCAAGGCTTTGCCGGCGGCGACGTAGGAACCCTGGTAGAGCATCGAGGACCGTTCTGCCACCGCCGGTGAGTAGGAGGCCTCGGCGGATTTGGGCACCAGCACCGACTCGCCGGTCAAGCTGGACTCGTCCACCTCCAGGTACTCGGCCTCGAGGATCCGACAGTCAGCCGGTACTGCGTCGCCGGCTTCGAGGACGACAACGTCGCCATCGACGACCTCGTCGACGTCGACGGGAGCGGGCCTACCGTCTCGGATCACGTTGACTGATTGTTCGGTCTTCTCCAGGAGGGCGGCGATCGACCGCTCGGCCTGGTAGCGCTGGGCTCCGCCGAGGAGGGAATTGAATCCGCTCACCGCGGCCACCATGATCGCGTCGGCCACCGAGCCCACCGCGGCGGAGGCCGCCGCCCCGGCACCGAGGATGGGGGTCAAAGGGTTGGCCAACTCTTCTCGTAGCGCGCGCCAGAACGAAGGGGCCGGCACCTCTGGCTCCGACCGTCGCTC of the Acidimicrobiales bacterium genome contains:
- a CDS encoding HAD-IC family P-type ATPase; translated protein: MSGGDMEMNSWPVLLRAPVGAVGTVAAGAVDVARLLAPQQGRRRRRIWGRDGRAHIELRGLGDPDDDLLVKRVEDALEATPGVQWAQVNPVTGRVVVAFDPQRASVEVLLGVIEATEAAEGVADVPFPLNRPEYPGDVEPIRRALCAVVADAAGLSLSAFGAILRSTPFPVELASLVTLLDTQPRLRHLLESRVGGPATDLGLAVTNAVAQGLAQGPIGLVVDLAYRQVLLGEARVRRQTWESREAELWSQPGPTPPTRSDAARPVPLRNGRLDTYADRATLASVGAAGLTLGLTRDPRTALTMLGAGAPKAGRMGQQVFAAEVGKALARRGVIVLDPAVLRRLEQVDCVVIEEELVLTDSFGLGPVTVVHGEDEGWVRRNLVDLFDPRDPFRTRRTRGWTLAPVNPSEAGDSVLKGSIDASASQPGSTLALSFEGRTRAVVTVAEQLDEEAGVLVGAAREAGHMVAIAGGRAELVEELGADMSVAGGSQLGESIRMLQEDGCGVVLVSKSDRALASADCGIEVHSGAGVAASGHLISSTGLADASFVLRAAGSARAVARQSVALSIAGSTLGGLVAVMGMPGRAGARAITPVNLAALGSLVMSARSARRLAGKSDQSPSAQLPPPWHQMHASEVLEVLHTSRDGLSSDEAVERRSEPEVPAPSFWRALREELANPLTPILGAGAAASAAVGSVADAIMVAAVSGFNSLLGGAQRYQAERSIAALLEKTEQSVNVIRDGRPAPVDVDEVVDGDVVVLEAGDAVPADCRILEAEYLEVDESSLTGESVLVPKSAEASYSPAVAERSSMLYQGSYVAAGKALAVVVAIGENTEIGRTERAAGSSRPATGVEARLHQLTRWALPASGLGGGAVVATGLLRGRGMRNAVGTGVSLAVAAVPEGLPLLTTMAQLAAARRLSQRGALVRNPRAIEALGRVNVLCVDKTGTLTKGKIRLVAISDGRSEHVVGEESMSRPYRDVLAVALRASPPSRSDDVLPHPTDAAVVDGASQVGISTDECHPGWQRADELPFEPARGYHAVLGVSEGRTFLSVKGAPEIVLPRCARWTVSGERSRLDASARRHLDEEVSRLARRGLRVLAVAEAERPDRRQLDEDDIKDLDLVGFILLADPVRKTAAAAVAGLRDAGVEVVMVTGDHPSTAEGIAAELGVLDGRRILSGSELQELNDAALAEAASDVSVFARVTPLDKVRIVRAFQQGGRAVAMTGDGANDAPAIRLADAGVAVGKRATPAARQAADVVVTNNKVETIVEAIIEGRGMWASVREALSILLGGNLGEMTFVIGGGLVTGQSPLSARQLLLVNLLTDVAPALAIAVRPPKSVSRQDLVREGPEASLAASLDRAIAVRAATTAAGAGGAWVVARMSGRRQRASTIALAALVGTQLGQTLWSGGFDPLVAAAGIGSAAILVGVVQTPILSQFFGCTPLGPVGWATAGVSAVAATATNAAVSTILRQQQDHGNGGAGVLGAPDEVDA